The sequence below is a genomic window from Anopheles cruzii chromosome 3, idAnoCruzAS_RS32_06, whole genome shotgun sequence.
AAGCTATCCACTTTTTTGCGGGGTGGCTCGGGACTCCCCGGTGACGTACATAGAATTGTCGTATGGGTAGCTGGCAACAACCGCACCACCGTGCAGGTTGGCCGAAAGGACGAATGGATTGTTTAGAATCCAGCTCATCACGGCAACTGTTTCCGGCTGGCGACGTTGCAGCCCCAACCGTCGGGTGTGTTCGTCGTCGAACCGATCGGGAAAATCACGGTTCAAGTCTACGTTCGCTGCATTGTATCGTCCGACGTAGTTCGCTGGCGACTCACAGACACCTTCCTGTAAGCAGAACAAAGAGAAATAAAGTGATAAAACAAGTTCCACCACCAACGTTACATCCAAACCGATACTAATTTTGTATGGTAACGCAAAACAGTTGCGTCATCTTGTTCGAATGTTTTACCGGTGCTTTCGATATGAGCTTCCCACTCACAGCGCCCCGGGGGCTCATAAGCAGATAGGACAGGAGCATCGGGAAGCTAAACGGTGAGCGATTTGCATCCCACGCAGCTGACTCGCAAATAGCACGGTGGGAGATTTTCCCGGCATGAGAAATTTGTCGAAGCCAAAGCTTTGCGTTAAACGAACCGAACATACCGCCCTCGAAGTGTCACCCTCATAGTGTTTCTAGTTTGTTAACTGTTACAAATAGGttccgagacacacacacacacacagcgataGATTTTTATCAAAAGCAACAGCAGTTCGTGGGGCACCCTCCGACACGTGTCGCGTACACTGGCAACGGTGGTGGACCACTGTGGCGCGGCCTATCGTTTAGCATTAACTTTGATGCCGTGGCGGTGTGTTTTCTGGTGAATTTGCACCAAAAAGACGCCACAGGTAGGCCCATAAGGGCAtgcgtttttttattgaactACGGGAGGGGTTAGGCTAACAGCAACAGTCGTCTGTCGATAAGGTTATACGATTAGCTGGGACCAAGTTGCTTGGCATGGTTGGaataaagaaagcaaaacatttcaatgaCGGTAAGGTTTAGCATAGTAAGCTGCGCGTTTCATTGGAGCTTGTCTAATGCCGAGTTAGACCACTGTATGTTTCTAGTACGACATTAAAGCATGACCATCAATTTATTGCAGAAACCAAGCATGTTGCaggagttttttttaacaaagaAAAATATGCCTGCTAAGGTCATAAAAGGCGTTGTGTCTATCAAAGCATAAAATCAGCGGGCACACCTCCACGGGTGCGCATTCGTTTTCAACTCCAGCCTACTGCCATTGAGCAACAACTGGGCAAGTGGTAAGGAATATGGGAAAATGTATCGGCTTATGATGATAAAAACGAATCATATTATTAGCCCCGGGGAACGTGTTGCTGCGTTGACAATTCATCATTGCTGTGCATCCGGAGTTTGTGATTTGTACCTTCCGATTAGTGCTTGCCACCCTTTTGCGTGGGGCGTAGGGGCAATGTTGTCCGTCGGTAAGATAACATCGCCCAGTGCTTCGATCCAGAATCGGTACAAAATGTCAGCTATTTGCTTCGGCAGGCAATGACCGGACAGGAACGGTTGAAGCACTTCACAAGGTGCTAATTAGATGTCCCGTTCGACCTCTTTCTATCATGTGACGGGCAGTCAGTGTCACCGAGGAAAGTTGATGACCTCTGGCGGCCTCGGACTGcaaatgatattttttcaaCTCAACCTCGGTCATCCgtggagaaaatggaaaaattattgaaaaataattcaatcacgCACTCGAACCGCACAACGCGACCTTCCCTGCCATGTGAATGGACATGGACTTGCATGCACGGCCACGAATTCTCCTAGGCCAAGGCGAAGACGCCGGAGCAAGATTTGTCACCGACATATTGACAAGTGTAGTGACGTCTCACGCCACGGCTGTGTGTGAGGGTGAAAGTGATCAATCTTTGCTACATACATTCAATATCCAGAGTGTCATGTGATTTGCGACtttcttaattttttcttTAGGGTTTTACCTActttttgtaaaacaaaaaaaaggcgttaattatttaattcaaCGCCATCTCTTTTCGTATTATTTGATGACATCGAACGTTATGTTAATTCCAACGCTTGCTGGGTGAGTAACAATAATCTAAACTGCAAATCGCTTTTGCGGCCGCGCTTCGGCTTTTGTGACCTTATGGTATGTTTTCCGGAGCCCTACGGGTGCGTCCGTTTTCTATCTGACCTTGTGGGGGGCATAGTGGTGGGTGCCTAGCATACTTATCAATCCTGATGTCACTATTCGCACTGTTTTAGtgcgaaattgttttcttgtcGTTTGAAGAGTTCGTATTCAAAACGTTAACTACATTGACTAATGCGCAATAGACTAAATAGATACTAAATCCTATTCAATCGTCCAACAAACCATGAATCCCGTGAAAGTGGAAAGCGTGAAAGCGGCGGATTTATTTCCTAGGTTGGAATACACTTTAGTGCTAATTACATACAAACGTGCTTTACTAATTTGGCTATTCCATCGTTCGGCTTTTCTTTGCAGATCCATATGGAATTGCGCTGAATAAATCATCTCCATGGGGAAAACTATTGCAACGAGGCGTCTAATGGACAAACGGGGTGCTTCAAATGCGATAGAAAATAGCTGTTCCACATGTCACTTTCatagaaaaacaatagaccTCACCAACGGCACTAGTGCCAGCATTGTTCAGAATCTGGTGAACTACCGTGTTGTCATTTGCACGCTCCATCGCCTTTCCGTTAGAATGGCTGGTCAATTCTAGTTTTTAACGGATGTATGTAAAgtggaaattatttttcacatCTCTGTTCGGTCATCCCGGAACTGCGAGATACAACGGAGCACAGGTGCACAAGCGAGACGACAGTAAAACAACCAATCTGAACAAAACCAGAACGAAACAGTATCGTTTGGTTTCGCTTATTGAGATGATTTAGTGATTATTCGCTTGCCTGCCCCGCAGCAATAGTACTCGGTTCAGCGGGGAAAGCCAATTGTTCTGTTGACCGGAAGAAAAACGAGTGAAAGTTTTGACCCAGAATCTCCTCCGCGGGAATGCTGCTCGCCACGGTTTGGCGTGTGGCACAATGTCCGACACAAAAATGTTCCGCCGACAATCGGAACTACGTATCGCCTTTAAGCGTCGGTAAGGAACGGTGATATAACGCAAGGTAGAGACCGGTCGTCAAACCACTAACTTCGTCGTCAACAGCTAACCGTAAACGGGTGAAAGGCCCTTCCACGTCGGGAACCCGCTCCCAAAGGTGTGGCTAGATTCAAGCGAGGTGCTctgtttttcgcttctcttCTTAGCAACGTAAAGCTTCGGTGGGTTGATGTTGAGTTAACGCTTTCGTTGAACGTCTTGGAAGGCTGTGCGCTAACATTTCGGCGTTCTGTGAACGTTTTTTTTAGTTTCACAGTGCAAAAGGTATGAGTAGAATGGTTACGACGGAGTTCACAATAACTTTGGATTGGGTGGTTCGTTGGGAattccttccatttttttgctaccTGGATGGTTTTTTCATAGCTCCAACATTGACGGGAATGCCAAGCCAAGCCATCAATACACGCTTTGCATTCATAATCATCTGGAAGTTGCATTCAACGATATCTGTAGTGAATATACAGTCGCAATCCCACAATACTCTTAATCGCGCCAGCTGTACGCTATCGGGCACCACAAAAACATATGACTCAACACACTGTTGTGTTCCATCTGTTACACTTTGGGCGGTTGAAGGAAAGCACCCGCTTTGCCCGCTCGTCTTAAAGCACCTTTGACGTCACACTGTCGTTAAAGTGTGTTGGTACGACCAGCATGTTGGCCAGTTTTTTCACCTGCCCACGGTCACAACATTGGTTCAATATGGACCAACTGAAGGATCAATACGCAAGCAACCGGACTCGTTACACTTACCCGTGAACGCTGGTAGCCGTCCGGATTCATGGAGGGCATTAGGTAGATGGCGGTCTCATTTACGAGAGCTCCGATTTCGGGATCCGTCGCGTAGTTGGCCAGCAGGAACTGGGCCAAATACAGGAGCAACTCGCGGCCCACCGTTTCGTCTCCGTGCATGTTTGCCACATACTTGAACATGGGCATGAGCAGCGGCCGCGGTCGGTTTACGTTCGGACGTATCTCGAGCACGGACAGCGGTCGACCTTCCAGCGATTGGCCGATCGTGTGCACCTTTGCCAGCTCCGGGTAGTCTTTCTGCATGTGCGCCAACACATCGAGCAGCTCATCGTTGCCACGGTAATGCGGTTCCTGCAGGAAGCTTTCGTCCTGAACGATGCCGCTACTCTTCTGTAGCGTGTAGCCAGCGCACATGGTTAACAGTGCCAGAATGGCCACGGCAATTACTGCCAACAGCGACAATTTCGCGTTCCCAATCATTACGCCTCCGGTGGTGCGGCGAGGAACGAGCCTCGGCCGACGGGGACGAATGGGGCTACTTTACGAGCCTCGGATTACACTGCTGCTCCTACGCCACACTTCCACTCGCACCAACAATCACgaaccaattttccacccgcgGTGAAGGAAAACGGTATTTTGCCTGTAACCCTCCCTGTTGGGGGCAGACACGGAAGCAAACGTGCGGTGTTCGCTCGGCGAGTGAAAATCAACGTTTGACGAGCGAAGAgatcggtttttttgttcgcttttggGCAGCTGTCAACATCGGAGCTCTATGACAGTGGGGCAGAACCCTACAAATGTTTCATCTGTTTGACGCGATGGTTGGACGCTTGAAAAGTTTCTTGAATTAGTTCGCAACGCTCATGTTATCTTAATTCAATTCACTACAAGTGTCCACGTTTGCTAAACTACTGATAAAAGTTTTGATTGCCTCGCAAGAGTTCGATCTGGTAATAAATAACGCATGGTTTCATATAAAACAATGATGCGATAAAAATACACTCCGATTCGCTGGCTCTTCGTTAATGGTGTCGGCTCGGCAGTGAAGCGGACCGAGTTTTGCAAACGGTTGTTTAATTTGACTTTGTTTTTGCTGAAGCACGTGTTATCAATGAATCGATAAGATAGCAGACTCAGTTCCGTGTGGCCGCGATGTCTCCCCGGGGACGCGTTTCACGTAGTGGCGCTGCGGCTGCATCAATGTGTGTTGGCTCGGCGGTTTCGATGTATGACTCGCGCCTCGTTTTATCAGTTGGGATTGTAAGTTGCAAGTCGACTCGTCATACTGAGTTTGAGTAAGTGAAGCAGTGCGCTAGTGGTGTTGGGGCGCGGAACATTTCAAAGTGTGAACATTCAGGATGGACCCCTACCTGGGCTTAGCCCAAAGTAAGTCCAAGCCCCGTAGTATGCTAGATGCGTTCTCAAATCGTACGTTGACAGTGAAAAAGAGGTAAAGCTTCGAAGACCGCGAAACGTGTGGCAAAACGAAAAGATCTATATCGTACTATCGTGACTAACGCCTTGACGTATCATCTTTTGTACCCCCCAGACCAACACGTCCTGCGCCAAATTCTAGAGTAGGTGCTTGTAAGCGAAGGCGTACTGAACGTGCGTACTAATGAACATAATTTCACTCAATCCCTAGCCAGTATCAACTACGTCGATTGTGATAGATTCCACCGACCAGCTCCGTTATCTACAGGGAGAGCACTGCTCGTTACTGGATAAGCACAAAAAGCTAGAAGAGAGTTACTCGTTGCTAGAGGAGCGTTTCAACAGACTGAAATCGGAACACGAAACACTGCAGGGCGCATACGAAGAGTTGCAGGAAAGCTACAACAGCGTGTCGCAGAAAAACTTCAACGCCGGCAAACTTTTGGTGTACTTAAAGCTGAAGCGACGAACGGACAAGGAAACACTGGAGAAGCGTAACATAATCAAAAGTAAGTGCCGAACGGGTCCTGGGACCTGTGACAACCGATCTATCAATTGTTTTCGCTCCACCCTCAGATGAAGCTTGCTTCAACACCTTTCTTGACGACGTCGTAATGACCGATCATCCCCGGATACCGAAGGTAATCTTCGAGTGCGTCGGCATGCTAGAGTCGAACGAAAGGTTTCTGAAGGTGCCTGGCCTCTATCGGGTATCGGGTGACTACAATGTGATACAGAACCTGCGCTACGATATCAACGCGAACAACTACAAGAAGCTGCGCAAACTTAAATCCCCGCACGAAGTGTGTGGCATCATAAAATTGTTCTTGCGCGAGTTGAAGGACCCGCTGATACCGTTGCAGATTTGTTCGGAGATCATTCCGACAGCAGCCGTGCTCAGTGAGTATTGGTCATCAGCGTGACGCAAAGGCGCATAACGATAATATCCCTTTTCTGGTATCATTTTTCCGCTTCTTCAGAGAGCAACAAACGGGCGAAAGTATTACAGCTTGTCAACGCCCTCGATGAAGTTAGACGACAAACGCTTAAATTTCTCATGAAGCATCTGCGCAAGTAATCACTAAACAAAACGCAGGCGTTGCCACCCATTTTTCTTACCATGGCTATGTCTTTTGCAGCGTGGCGGCTATCAAGGAGAACGAAATGGACAGTTTCAGTCTGGCGCTTTTGATGAGCTCGTGCATCTTCAACGAAACGTTGGCCGACGTGTGTCCGGTGAAGTTTGAAAAGTTAACCGTCATACCGCGCGAATGTATTATCGTCATGATAGAAGAGTACGAGCTCATATTTGAGTAGAAAAAAAGCATGTGGCCCTTACTTTGTTGGGATGCTCACGGTACGGTCCCGCATAGTGTATAGTTTAAGTGCTTCGCTTTGTTCTTAATATCTTTCTAAGCGTGAAAAGTGTCAAAAGGGAGAAGTTAAACTTTTGTAATAAGTTGGGCAAAAATGTGACACAATAAAGATTAAGTTATAGCTCTAGTTGTtgaaaaacattattaaaacaatgaaagaaCGTACCTCTGGATCGATTAAAAGGTCGTCTGATTCCGATAATCCCGCGCTTTATCAACAAACGGCCAAATGCTCAAAGGTCTGTTGGGCGGTGGGCGGCAACGCTACACATAACGCAAAACGATACGTATGTTGGCACCACTACACAGGCAATTGCcaaggtttgtttttataaGCGGCCACTTTCCGCTGTTGACGGAAAGTGTCCGCAGTTGTGTTTTGGTTGCAAAGATGCTCGGTTGGCCGGTACTGTTTTTGTGCTTcgttgggctgctgctggttctgcTCGATTGGAAATGGAAGGCGTACGAAAGGGTTACGGGTCCGAAACGTTGGCCGATTATCGGGAATGTTGTTACGTTTCTGGGTGCCAGTCCTGTCGGTAAGACCTGTCGTGGCCTGTACATAATGCAATGGTACTGCTCTAGACATAGTAATACAAATGATATCCGTTTTGCAGATATATTTGCACAGCTTATCGCATTCGGTAAGAGGTACGGGAAGGTGTACAAGCTGGACTTCTTTTACGATTACAGTATCGTTTATTCGTCCCCCGAGGCCGCTGAGGTAGGCAGCTCATCAGAGGCTTACGCTTGAAAAAACATATGACGAATCTGCTTTTCGTTTCTGCCAGGCCATCGCAACGTCACCCGCATTCGCCGCTAAATCCCAGGACTATGATAAGGTTTCGGAATGGATCGGAAACGGGCTGCTGGTGTCGAAGGGCCAGAAATGGTTCATGAGACGGAAAGTCATCACGCCCGGGTTTCACTTTAAAATATTGGACAACTTTGCTCCGACCTTCAACCGGCAGGCCGAGGCGTTTTGTCAGAAGCTGGAGCCTGTGTCCGGCAGTACTGCGGAAGCAATCGATATCTTTCCACGGTTGAAACTGCTCACGCTCGGCGTGATTTGTGAAACGGCTATGGGCGTGGACAGTACGGAAGATGCATCGCAGCAAGCGTATTACACCCGCATTGTGGAGGAGCTGAGCTCGATTCTCTACTGGCGTATGTTCAATGTGTTCATGAACATCGACGTTCTGTTCCGGTtgaccgccaccggccgtAGGTTCGATGAGCTGGTTAAGCAATCGTGGAATTTTACGCTAAACATGATCGAAAAACGGCGTCAGATTAACAAAGGCACCCAACCGGCAATGGTCAGCGAGGATGAGACATTCGGGAAGCGAAAGCGCGCCCTATTGGACACGCTGCTGGATGCGCGCATCGACGGGAAACCGCTCAAAGATGAGGAAATTCGTGAAGAGGTCGATACGTTCACATTTGCCGTAAGTTACCGTTACTGTTAGACCTTGTATAGAATAGCAATGCTAATGGCACTGTCCGTGTATCCAAAGGGCCACGACACGACGGCATCGGCCATGACGTTCCTGTTGTACAACGTGGCTAAGCATCCAGACGTTCAGGACAAACTGTACGAAGAGATCCTAAGCGAAGTTGGTCCAGACTTTACGGAGCTTTCGTTAAGGTGAGTTTTTGGCTAACTGCATCATATCGAAAAGCCTCGCGCtttattcttcgtttttcttgcAGCACCCTCAACAACCTTCATTATATGGATTTGGTCCTCAAGGAATCACTTCGATTGTTCCCACCGGTACCGTTTATAGCACGCATTGCCACCGAGGACACGGACTTACGCGCGGAACGGATAAACCGCGGAACCAGCGTGGTGGTAGACATCTTTTCGATGCACCGCAGTGCAGACTATTTCCGCGACCCGGAGCGCTTCGCTCCCCTCCGTTTCGAGACGGTGCGCGACTCGGATGTCTTCAACCCGTACACCTACATTCCGTTTAGCGCGGGTAGTCGCAATTGCATAGGACAGAAGTTTGCGCAGTATGAGCTGAAGACAGCGCTCGTCAAGATACTGCAAAAGTTCAACGTACAGCTGCCCCGCGCGGACTATGTACCGACGCTGAAGGCAGAAATTGTGCTGAAACCTGCGGAGGGACTGCCATTGAAGTTTGTGAGCAGAAAATGCGCTTAAAACTTGCCGATCCATGAGCCAGAAACAGGATAAAACAATTCCGATACAGGGTAA
It includes:
- the LOC128273515 gene encoding WW domain-containing protein tag-325, with amino-acid sequence MDPYLGLAQSKSKPRSMLDAFSNRTLTVKKRPTRPAPNSRPVSTTSIVIDSTDQLRYLQGEHCSLLDKHKKLEESYSLLEERFNRLKSEHETLQGAYEELQESYNSVSQKNFNAGKLLVYLKLKRRTDKETLEKRNIIKNEACFNTFLDDVVMTDHPRIPKVIFECVGMLESNERFLKVPGLYRVSGDYNVIQNLRYDINANNYKKLRKLKSPHEVCGIIKLFLRELKDPLIPLQICSEIIPTAAVLKSNKRAKVLQLVNALDEVRRQTLKFLMKHLRNVAAIKENEMDSFSLALLMSSCIFNETLADVCPVKFEKLTVIPRECIIVMIEEYELIFE
- the LOC128270070 gene encoding cytochrome P450 4d2-like, which gives rise to MLGWPVLFLCFVGLLLVLLDWKWKAYERVTGPKRWPIIGNVVTFLGASPVDIFAQLIAFGKRYGKVYKLDFFYDYSIVYSSPEAAEAIATSPAFAAKSQDYDKVSEWIGNGLLVSKGQKWFMRRKVITPGFHFKILDNFAPTFNRQAEAFCQKLEPVSGSTAEAIDIFPRLKLLTLGVICETAMGVDSTEDASQQAYYTRIVEELSSILYWRMFNVFMNIDVLFRLTATGRRFDELVKQSWNFTLNMIEKRRQINKGTQPAMVSEDETFGKRKRALLDTLLDARIDGKPLKDEEIREEVDTFTFAGHDTTASAMTFLLYNVAKHPDVQDKLYEEILSEVGPDFTELSLSTLNNLHYMDLVLKESLRLFPPVPFIARIATEDTDLRAERINRGTSVVVDIFSMHRSADYFRDPERFAPLRFETVRDSDVFNPYTYIPFSAGSRNCIGQKFAQYELKTALVKILQKFNVQLPRADYVPTLKAEIVLKPAEGLPLKFVSRKCA